A single window of Engraulis encrasicolus isolate BLACKSEA-1 chromosome 20, IST_EnEncr_1.0, whole genome shotgun sequence DNA harbors:
- the LOC134436579 gene encoding C3a anaphylatoxin chemotactic receptor-like: MDLDVITDNMSIALYTVTVMVGTVGNSLVLWVAGFVLPSKITNVWIANLAVSNLIFCLTRAMPLIKRIFFDHWPFGVFLCKFTGFFKYTNMFCSAFMLVVICVDRTLIVRRPLFTKQHRTLLAARVVSLVVWVAASIMSAPYFFYRDVQQGKNNLSKCSIEVKGAEDDNRAEMGLYSIRFLCAFLLPFLVCSVLCTYLDKIRKVRVRQHNPSGSPFIKILIAMVFTFFMCWMPYHCLLLVKMTDGKTPEVKVGLTLSKGIAYFSSCINPIFYIGMGLDVKQMISGAAYRPAAPAPSEDEDEEAGHMTQMQVHRDGELRDRSGTSSSNHTEAQVHGNSSTVVTPDA, translated from the exons ATGGATCTCGATGTCATCACAGACAACATGTCCATAGCGCTGTACACCGTCACAGTCATGGTGGGCACCGTGGGCAACAGTCTGGTCCTCTGGGTGGCGGGATTTGTCCTCCCTTCCAAAATCACCAATGTGTGGATCGCCAACCTGGCCGTGTCCAACCTCATATTCTGTCTGACGCGGGCCATGCCGCTGATCAAGAGGATCTTCTTTGACCACTGGCCATTTGGCGTGTTCCTCTGCAAGTTCACCGGCTTCTTCAAGTACACCAACATGTTCTGCAGTGCCTTCATGCTAGTGGTCATCTGCGTGGACCGGACGTTGATCGTGCGTCGGCccctgttcaccaagcagcaccgGACACTATTGGCTGCGCGGGTCGTCAGCCTGGTGGTGTGGGTGGCCGCGTCCATCATGAGCGCTCCGTACTTCTTCTATCGGGACGTGCAGCAGGGGAAGAATAACCTCAGCAAATGCAGCATAGAG GTGAAGGGTGCCGAGGATGACAACCGGGCCGAGATGGGCCTGTACTCGATCCGCTTCCTGTGCGCGTTCCTGCTGCCCTTCCTGGTCTGCTCCGTCCTCTGCACCTACCTGGACAAGATCCGCAAGGTGCGCGTGCGCCAGCACAACCCCAGCGGCTCGCCATTCATCAAGATCCTCATCGCCATGGTCTTCACCTTCTTCATGTGCTGGATGCCCTACCACTGCCTCCTGCTGGTCAAGATGACCGACGGCAAGACGCCCGAGGTCAAGGTCGGTCTGACCCTGTCCAAGGGCATCGCGTACTTCAGCAGCTGCATCAACCCCATCTTTTACATCGGCATGGGCCTGGACGTCAAGCAGATGATCTCTGGCGCCGCCTACAGGCCTGCCGCTCCAGCTCCGTccgaggatgaggacgaggaggcaGGGCACATGACACAGATGCAGGTGCACAGAGATGGGGAGCTCAGGGACCGCTCAGGTACCTCATCATCCAATCACACAGAGGCACAGGTACATGGGAATTCATCAACCGTTGTGACTCCTGACGCTTGA